The window GTTCATTTTCAGTATCACTGGGGAATTCTTGGGCACACTATGGCTTGAGAATCACAGccttagatttttttcatcagttacTCCCTTGTAGTCTAAGGAGCGGAAGCAGGTTAAAAAACGAGTGTTGCTTAACTGGGAAGTCTTTGGTTTCACAGAGACCCCCTCTGGGCTTCCacatccctccccccccccccccccccccccagtccttCTCAGGCTGTCTGGCTCAGACTGTGTTTACCCAAGACCAACCACAGGCCAGTTGGAGGAGTGGAGATTGTTGGGATTCTGAGTTGCTCTTGGTGGAGTTGGTGGTGAAGGCTCTGACCTGAGGTCACAGgtttctcattctctcccttctgcAGACCCCAAGCCCCCAGATTTCCTTTCCCAGATCTAGAGGTTTTATGCTCTGAGGTCTCTCCTTACCTCTTGACAGGATTCAAGAAATTCGTCTAAAGTCACGAtgccatctttatttttatccattttctggAAGACACAACAGGAAGCACTTTAACAAAACTGGTAATCTGCATTCCAAAACTTTCGCTTTGTTAACCACCTTTGCCCCGAGAATTAAAGTGGTCTTCTACTGGCCAGACAACCCCACCCAGGCCCTGGTTATAGCCCTTTGACTCCCATGAACTTCCTTAAAGTGGAAAGACTTGCTCCAGACTCTCATCACTGGATTATTCTGCTGACACCTAACATGTCTTCCCCAGTCTCTCTCCCAGCCTGTCCACCTGGCAGAGAGAACACTGCACATGAGAGGTTCGACTTCGGTCTCTGtcacttactgtgtgaccttgagtgagtctttaagcctctctgagcctctgcttttcccatctgcaaagtgAGAGGATTAGACTAGAATGAGCTCGGACATTCTTCAAAACTCTACCACtagccttactttttttttttttttttttactaaaacaCCACTATAGTCATGCCACTCTTCTACTTGTGGAGTAACAGTAGTCACCCAAGCAAGGCTAAACCTCTTCAATTAAAGATCTCAATTCAACCCACCTTTGTTTCCAACCTTATTTCCCATCACTCTCCAGACATAAAACCTTAACAACTACATAAACATGCTTAATGGCATCTTTTCTGGCTACTCTGCTCCACTAAGGATTTTTATGGAACTTAGAGGCTATACCGTAGTATTTATACTTCATAATATACTTCCCTGTTCTATTCTATAGTAAATACTTGCTTGCTTAATGAGATCATCTCTTACTTGAGGTCAGCACATCTTgtgattcttttctgttttctactaTGCTTAGAACAGAGTTGGACAGAACCACTTGTTCAGATGCTTGTGGGTTGACTGGTCTAAATTGGGCTTAAAGCTCACACACATTGTGTGGGCACTTACCTGGAAGAAGACATCCACATGCTGCCTTGGAGTGTCTTCTTTGAGCACAGGGTATGTGTATTTCCCCATCATGTCATAGATGGCTTTGACAATGTCCATCATTTCCTGGAGAGATGATATGGAAGTACAAAGTGGGAACCATGAAGTCAAGCTCTTTTTAGGTGACAGTTTGAGGCTCCCTGTCACCTTTGTGAATGAAGGCAATTAAAAGGACTCTCTTCAGCTGATGAGAGGAAGTTAGAAAGCAAGCTGAAGGGGCTATATTCTGGGAGCCTCCTCCTAGAGAGAGGGCAATGGAAAATTCTCTTTGCCTTCAAAAGCTGTTGGGTTAGTTACCTTTTCTTGAGCATTATCCTCAGTGAGGGGTTATGTGTGGGATTGGggtgaatatgtgtgtgtactGATGAGCCCACAACCCATTTTTGGAAGACTCTCTCCCCACTCCACAATTCCTTTGAATGATtgggcctgggtggctgtgtTTGTACTGGGTGACTTGTCCCTGTGATCACAGCTAACTGGAACAAAGGTGGACGTCTGACTGAAGGTGAGctactctgtttttctctcttgagAAGCTTAAGTGATGAGGTGCAGAAACTGTAATCAGGAGTGATAGAACCCTGGAGCTCAAAAGTCAAGTGGATTTAGGACCAGAGTCGGTGCCACAGGCAAGCCATTTCCAGGTTTTAGCTGAGGTTGAGTGAGAGCAGACACCTAAAAGTTCTGCAGAAGAGTAGAACTTCTGTGAAGAGTAGAATGAAGCAAATACACAAGAAAGTAGAGGAGATGGGAAAAatgcagggagaaagagagagagaagagaggaaagtagTAGAGGCAGGAGAAGAGAGTTAGGGATTGGGGAGACACAGAAATCTTCCCATGAGCACATGCATGggcacttgcacacacacatacacttacacacatacacactctctcacacacatatatatactcaCATACACTTAGGCTctctgagaaaaacaaatgaagaagaaaaacagttaCAAAGACTGAGAGAATCCCTAGAGGGACAGTATTTCAGAATGGTTACCCTATAAACTAAAACCTCCTCTTGTACCTCCCCACCCCTATGTTGCTAGCAATTTGTGTCATTCCTGCAGAGGAGAGTGTGGCCATCTTGATCTCAGCAATgctggaggatggggagggaagagagaggaaagaagaggtggtggtggcgggaggaacagagagagagattggaagcTAACAACCTTCTAACTTCAATGGGGATTACACATATTCCATCAGACTAACTGTATTTTTATAGGAAACCTCTCAACTTAAGCTAGTTTGTGTTGATGATTTTTTACCTTTAACCAAAAGACTACTTTCTATAGAGTCATTCTTGTTTGATAGGGCCTGATAGATGGTACAAATCCCatcatgttttctttcatctttcaatGCTTCCCGATATAGAATAAGTGATTATTATTAAATACTTCTTAAAAGAGTTCTGATTCTTAGTTTATAGCTATTTCCTCAAGAGTTTGTGAGGACCTATGCTCAATCCTAAGGCCCCTGCATGGGAGGGAGCCAAGTAACTGTTGAGTGGCTCTGTGATGTTCTGATCACACTGGCCAAGCATAGTATTCCACGGTCCCTCCTTGGAATGCAAGCAAGAGGGCACAGGAGGACAGGAGGACGGCCTTGTCTTTGAGATCTATGGAGACCCAGGAGACAGCCTCTATCCTGGGTTCCTTGTCTGCTACTCCTCGTTCCATGtgcttattttattgtttttgattcatttataaCCTATCAATAGTTTTAGACTTACACAAAATTGCAAGAATAGAACAGAGTGTTCATGTATGTATACTTTTGACCCAGCTTCACCTAACTTGCCAAAGCACAGCACAATGCTCAAACCCAGAGAATTAACAATGCTACCACAGTGCTGTAGTGCTATTAACACAACTATGGGGCTTATTCACATATCATTAGATTTCTCCCTGGTGTCTTTTTTATGGTTAAGGATCCCTCATCTATCTAGTTGTTGTGTCTCAATCTCCTCTAAACTGTGATGGTTTCTCACTCTTTGTCTTCAAGACCAAAACACTTCTGATATGAGTACtagtcagttattttgtagaatgtccctgtTTGGGTTAGTCCCTGGTTTTCTCATGATAAGATTGAAATTACGCATTTTTTATGAGAATACCATAGCAGTGATACTATATCCTTCTTGGTGCATCATGTCAAAGAGGTATATGGAGTTGATATAATCTTATTAATGTTGATATTAACCTTGATCACTTGATTAAGGTGGTGGCTGCCAAATTCCTCCACTGATTTTAGCATCTTTCAGTGGATCTTGCCTGCAAAAATTATTACTGTGGTATTTGCCTAATGCTGactttgtatttcctttattccatctttatttattaattggaattctcCTTTAAGGAAGAGTTGTCCCTTGTCCCTCATTTATCTGTGAATTCAATTATTCATTTGAatacatctttattatttatttgaacacatattatttaaatatatataatctataattatatatatttaatttagtagGGACTCAGGCATGTTTATTTCATCGCTTATAATCTAatattagcatttttaattttgctgctCAAATTGTTCCGGTTTTGGTGACTGGGAACTCCTTCAACTGATTCCACATATCatcctttcccctccttcccttcccttcccttcccttcccttcccttcccttcccttcccttcccttcccttcccttcccttccctttcctttcctttccttcctttttaaagcactCCAATACTTTATAGCACTACAAGGTACTCCAGGCTGATCTTATGTTTTCTTGTTCTCAGTCCTGGTATCACCCAATTAATTCTCCAAGGAGATGGGTCCTTTAATTGGAGAATGGTGTTCAGAAACCAAGGTCTGGGTGCAAGATACCCTCATTGCTAGTGGGCATCATTGCTTTTAGGCCCTCCCAACAAACAGAACTAGGAAATACATGTCTCTATCCAcgtgtttcttttaaaatgtgggcTTCATAAGTCCTTCACATCCACATTATCAAACGTTTCTTTCCTGAGTATCTAAGAGAGGGGACTTAAAGACCAATTTTGATTGCTCTCTCAGGACTTTTGTTGCCTATAATTTGGAAGAGATTATCTCCAAATGATTGCCAGGGGGAAGGTCCAGCTAGCTATATTTTCTAGGAAGCTACttatccacattttctttttattttaaggggTACTTTATTAAGTCTACCATCTAGAGAGATCTATGGGTATAAATGGGGACCATTTTGTCTAGTCTGCAGATAAGAAAGAGGGAGCCGGGGTTAGTGAGATTATTCAGTGATGAAATTATGGCTGCACAAAGGTTGAAGACTGTGTTATAAGTCCTACTTTAGGgtcctttctttatatttttgtaaagtaGTATTGGAATATTTTGGAGTATCATATTTGAATAGGTATAGAAGCattaaattatttgcaaaattgagataatattatatatactattttataaggtgatttttaaaatgtaatgtgtcagatgaatttttatatcttctcaCTTTTGTATGACCTTAAATGGCCACCTGCTATTCCATTACATGCATTTACTGGAATTCATTGAACATATCTGTTATTAGTGGATATTAGGGTTTTCACACTCAAGGGATCATCTACCACTTTATTTGCAGCATCTAGAACATCTAATAAGCCCTCAAGTATATGTTGAGCAAATACTTGACTGAATGAACATTATAGAGAAGCTTGCAAGATTGAGGTGAGAATTGGAGATGATATTTGTAGCTCTAGGCACtgcacctggcacatagaagcTCAGGGAGTGGGATGTTGCAGGATGCTATGTCCAAGCTACAACTGAGATACTAAGACACAATGGATATCAGAGTGAGTTTTGAGATATACCTTTGAGTATTTCACTGTCTAGATACCACATGTACTTTGAAGCTGTAAAAGTGTTAAGCAGTGAAGATTCAGAAATCGTTTGTCATGTGTTTAGAGATTGTCATACCTGCCATCATCCCTTCTGTGGTTTTATTAGAAGGCAAAACAGATTGTGGCCAATATGATCCTATTGTAGTCTCCTCTTCCTCAAAAAATCTCCCCTCTCTCTTCAAGATCATGCTTTCAATTGTACCATTCCAACATTTAGCTTTAGGTTGTGGCTGTTAACCTGCTAAATGTGAGTTCCCCTGGGAAAAGTAACTCCACACTAAAATCACTGACACCCCTTTTGGAATGTGGATTGAATACATGTGACTCAGTAATAATGAATCTGCTTAATCCTTTCTTGAGTACTTGGGAACAGGGCAGGGTGGAACAATAGGGGGAGGTCAAAGGTGACCTCCTTCACCAGGAATCAGCTCTGTTAGCCCCAAAGCAGGTCCTTGCTCATTCAGACAATTTCACCCTCATGACTGAGGCTGCTTTCTATTAGATGCCTTcattgtagttcttttttttttcttcattgtagtTCTTTCATGCCCCTAGCCTCAGCTCACTTACCTCTTTGTTTATGTATCCATCTTTATTGATGTCATACAAATTAAATGTCCACCTTAGCTTCTCATGGACGGTTCCTCTCAGTAAAATTGACAGAGCAGTTACAAAGTCCTGACAAGTGGAAGAGGCATAAATGACATTAACCACCAAGCCATGGGGTGGGTGGAACCTCTGTCTTTGGATCAGACTCTATGACTGCTTTCACTGAATTATATCTCCCATGTCCTCTGTCCTCTGAAGGATATGGTCAACCTCAGGGAAATTACCTCCTCTTTCGTTCCTTACCCTGCCACATTTTAGGGGATGGAGTCTCCTTCAGGAAGAATGTATGTGCTGATATCTCCAGACCTAGGTAGACACTGCCTAATTCCACACCTGCAATTATCCCAAGGATGGTGGTACATTCTACTAATTGAGTTCATATTCCTCCCATACCACTTCCTAGCTGGTTGACCTTTGGAAAATCACTCCATCTCTCTTTGCCTTACTGTCCTCTTCTGCAAACTGGTAATAAATAATAGAACTCTACTTTGTAGGGTTACTGTGGggactaaatgagttaatacatgcaaAGCACAACTGCAGTCTGTCATGTGGTTAGCTCCATGTGCACATGAGCTATTAAACTGTTATCCTTAGTCCCTTGAGGCCCTGAGCTCCTGGAGGGGAAGGGCAGCTGCTGCTTCTTCCCCTATCTTCAGGGAATGCTTGTTAAGTGGACAACACACTGAAATGTCTGATGATCCAACCATCCCTTCAATATGCCACAGCTTGAAGGAAGAGTTTGGGGGGTGTGTCTAGGACTTGGGGATAAGCATACCTCGAACTTCACGGAGCCTGTCTGGGTGGTGTCGAAGGCGTGGAAGAGGTAATGGGCATACATGCTGGCATCTGCAAGGCACAGAAGGAAAGGTAGGTGACAGGAGCTGGGGCTTCACagaggggagaaagaatcctTGGCAacagtgagaaagagaagagggtgCTACTGGGGtgatgggaaggaggaaaggtGGTAAAGGCAAACCCACCATGGAATCTGGGACCTGTGTAACTGTCCTGGGGTTTAGGTGGGAAGTTCTTAGAGCAAAGACTGGCCCTTGCCCCTATATCTAGCCATCCTGGGAGAAAGACCCTCCTGCCTGCTGCATGGATAATTCTTGGTGGGTGAGTGACATGGCGACTGTGTGCAGAAGATGCTCTCATGAGTGAAAGTGCAATGCCAGGGAGTGAGCACCCACTAGGGAGCAGACAGACCTGGGCTTGGCTAGCAGCTCTGTCCCAGTGTAGCTCTGTGACCAGAAGCATCTAGCAGAGCATCTCTGAGCTCCTCTTTCCTGTCTCTTACAAAGGGATATAGCAAGATCTATCTCTCAGAATTTTGGAAAAAGTGTGTTAACTTTTCACATAGTCATGTCATCAGAACCATCACCatgtcaccatcaccatcactaaACTCAATGAAATCTTGCCTGCCACATGGTCAAAACTCAAGAGATTAAGGCTCAATAGAACTCAACAACAGTGATTCTGGAGCCAGCATGGGGTGAAGCTGCCTCCCCACAACCTGGGTAGGGACCCTGT is drawn from Vulpes vulpes isolate BD-2025 chromosome 4, VulVul3, whole genome shotgun sequence and contains these coding sequences:
- the KCNIP1 gene encoding A-type potassium channel modulatory protein KCNIP1 isoform X3, encoding MSGCSKRCKLGFVKFAQTIFKLITGTLSKDKIEDELEMTMVCHRPEGLEQLEAQTNFTKRELQVLYRGFKNECPSGVVNEETFKQIYAQFFPHGDASMYAHYLFHAFDTTQTGSVKFEDFVTALSILLRGTVHEKLRWTFNLYDINKDGYINKEEMMDIVKAIYDMMGKYTYPVLKEDTPRQHVDVFFQKMDKNKDGIVTLDEFLESCQEDDNIMRSLQLFQNVM
- the KCNIP1 gene encoding A-type potassium channel modulatory protein KCNIP1 isoform X4, producing the protein MGAVMGTFSSLQTKQRRPSKDKIEDELEMTMVCHRPEGLEQLEAQTNFTKRELQVLYRGFKNECPSGVVNEETFKQIYAQFFPHGDASMYAHYLFHAFDTTQTGSVKFEDFVTALSILLRGTVHEKLRWTFNLYDINKDGYINKEEMMDIVKAIYDMMGKYTYPVLKEDTPRQHVDVFFQKMDKNKDGIVTLDEFLESCQEDDNIMRSLQLFQNVM
- the KCNIP1 gene encoding A-type potassium channel modulatory protein KCNIP1 isoform X2, with amino-acid sequence MGAVMGTFSSLQTKQRRPSKDIAWWYYQYQRDKIEDELEMTMVCHRPEGLEQLEAQTNFTKRELQVLYRGFKNECPSGVVNEETFKQIYAQFFPHGDASMYAHYLFHAFDTTQTGSVKFEDFVTALSILLRGTVHEKLRWTFNLYDINKDGYINKEEMMDIVKAIYDMMGKYTYPVLKEDTPRQHVDVFFQKMDKNKDGIVTLDEFLESCQEDDNIMRSLQLFQNVM